From the Cucumis sativus cultivar 9930 chromosome 5, Cucumber_9930_V3, whole genome shotgun sequence genome, the window GTGTACATCGTTAAATACTAATCGATATTTagtatatatcttttaagGTAGGAGATTTAAACATTCGTGTCAAAGAGATACCTCAAGTTTAACTAATTATATTGGTTGAACTATTAAAATAGAGTCATTGTTTTATGGAAAATACAAGGTTAGAATTACAATATTAGCTAGAACAGTATTTCATACTCTTACTTATCTATTGACGAATATCTCGAACATAGTTTAGTAGTAGATACGACACGGATTAAACTCGCAAATGAtggaaaagaaagtaaagtaagatatggaaattaaaatgaaacataCCAAACATATCCTCAAGTTGAAGGGCAAGAGTGGAATAGGAAGCATTTTgaaagatacaaactttcctACCAACAATGACACCATCCATATTGACTTTAACATAAGCCCATTTTTGGTGTTGTTCTTTGCTCTGCACAACCTGATCAGTGTGATCTTCTTCCTGATCAGTACAACAATAGTAATCTTGATCTTGTCCTCCCCAATTCATAATTCCCATTTCTGGCTGCTCCAATGTTCTTAAGCTCAACCCCAAATCTATAATCCCATTTTCCCCTTTCCCTTCACAGTAAACAGAGTTGTTCATAATCAACTCATTATTATCATGACTCTCCATCTTTCATTCACAAATCTCAAATGGGGTTGGGaaaagatttattatttatatgctgggaaaattaaaaagagaaaaaaagtaggGACCTTGAGGTAAGGGGGGAGGGGGACAACAAAGGGTTCTTCCCATTACTACTCATTCAATGTTGTTTATCTTcttgtgtttgtgtttgtttgtgtttaattttgtgatatttCTAGCCACATCCCATGCAAATTttattgtaagaaaaaaaaaaacctaaatttgTACTGTTTGGTTTAGACTATGTTGTGGCCACTTTGATGCTAACAAAAAAGCTAGCTGTTTTGGATTCTTTGTTTGCTATCTACACCTAACCTTTGCTCTAATTCAACTGTTTATTCCTTTCTATAATATGTTTCCTCCATCCCTACCTCTCACTATCACTCACTCAATCATTTCCtcatttatatgtttatgtatGGAAGTTATTTGATGTACTGTAGAATGAATCTTGTCTAGCTACTTCTaacttaaaagttgaaatttttacatgtgttttcttttacaatgTGGGTAAGAGAATATGCTCTCACATGGTGCTTCAAATGCAATATGGAATGCTAGCCAAGCAGTTGAGTCCCTTGTCTTCGTCAATTTGGTCCACTTTACTAACTTAGAGTTAAATCACATCCATCCCATTTGAAAAGTGCAAACGAAGTCTCACGTTGGTTAAGAAAAGAAGTGACCATTGGTATATAAACAAGAACAATTACCTTGATTGCTATGATGTCTTTCGAGTGAAACCAAAAGCAAAACTACGAGAGTACAACGCTAAAGTGGACAACATCATATTATTGTAGAGATATAGTAGATGGAAGTTTTGTTGTGCTTATCCGTTTGGTATCATAGTCATGGTTTGAACCTAAAGTACTATGTTATCTTTGTTCGAGGAGAGAAGATTATGGGTACGAGACGTGGTGTTTACCTTTTATGCAAGACTTCCAAGTCCTACAAGACCCACTTGtcaaaaagttataatataaagtagTACTGTAAAGGAAAGAGTGGTAGTAATTAGTTTGTAATTTGgaagtaaaattaatattacatAGCTCTCTACCACATTTGTATCAAAACACAAGTCTGACAAAGAAACCCCATGATATTAATTGcaagagaaaaaagatatcTAAAACTTTAGATATACTGATCTGAGAAAATCAGAAAGGCCCTTCCCCTGTAAATTGAATTGAGAGAAATGATGATGATCACAATCTTGTTGGTCTCTCTTATGTTATCTCTAGAAAGATAACTTTGTTGCTGTTGTTGTCAGTTGTCACAAACTCACAGTGcatattacaattattttttgtaaatagcCATGAACATGTCTCAAACTTGTTGATGGCTTGTCAAAAACATGTCTTTCCAAGAGAGAAATTTTTGGAAACCCATTAAGTTTAGATCTCTGAAGAGAATCATAAGAGGTCTTTGTTGGGGGAATGGCTGTTGATTCAATTGGATGCGTGTTGGTCGGATCTGGAATTGGATGACATTCTACCATAAATCTAAACTATACATTTTCTTGCTTTTTTGTAGCTAAGGGCTCTGACTGATGGGATGTTGAAGAGTCAAATGTCTGTGATTTGTGcatcaaatattcaagaaaatgTTATTGACGGT encodes:
- the LOC101209262 gene encoding auxin-responsive protein IAA32 — protein: MESHDNNELIMNNSVYCEGKGENGIIDLGLSLRTLEQPEMGIMNWGGQDQDYYCCTDQEEDHTDQVVQSKEQHQKWAYVKVNMDGVIVGRKVCIFQNASYSTLALQLEDMFGRQCESGLRLFENDSEFSLFYKDGDENWRSVGDVPWKQFVEGVKRLRIARKDEAFVVIHQN